In Raphanus sativus cultivar WK10039 chromosome 5, ASM80110v3, whole genome shotgun sequence, the following proteins share a genomic window:
- the LOC108805233 gene encoding palmitoyl-acyl carrier protein thioesterase, chloroplastic, whose product MVATSATSSFFPVPSSSLDPNGKGNRVGSTNLSGLNSTPNSGRMKAKPNAQATPKINGKKANLPGSVEIISKPDNETSQPAPAPRTFINQLPDWSMLLAAITTIFLAAEKQWMMLDWKPRRSDMIMDPFGLGRIVQDGLVFRQNFSIRSYEIGADRSASIETVMNHLQETALNHVKSAGLLENGFGSTPEMFKKNLIWVVARMQVVVDKYPTWGDVVEVDTWVSQSGKNGMRRDWLVRDCNTGEIVTRASSLWVMMNKLTRRLSKIPEEVRGEIEPYFVNSDPVIAEDSRKLTKLDDKTADYVRSGLTPRWSDLDVNQHVNNVKYIGWILESAPAGMLESQKLKSMTLEYRRECGRDSVLQSLTAVSGCDVGNLGTGGEVECQHLLRLQDGAEVVRGRTEWSSKTPTTTWDTTTS is encoded by the exons ATGGTGGCCACTTCTGCTACGTCCTCATTCTTTCCTGTACCATCTTCCTCCCTTGACCCTAACGGAAAGGGGAACAGAGTTGGTTCCACCAACTTATCCGGACTTAATTCTACTCCAAACTCTGGAAGGATGAAGGCCAAACCAAACGCTCAGGCTACACCTAAGATCAACGGGAAGAAAGCTAACTTGCCTGGTTCAGTGGAGATAATATCAAAGCCTGATAACGAGACGTCACAACCTGCGCCTGCGCCCAGAACGTTCATTAACCAGCTACCTGACTGGAGCATGCTTCTCGCTGCTATAACCACCATTTTCCTTGCAGCTGAGAAACAGTGGATGATGCTTGACTGGAAACCCAGGCGTTCCGACATGATTATGGATCCTTTCGGTTTAGGGAGGATCGTGCAGGACGGGCTCGTGTTCCGTCAGAATTTCTCCATTAGGTCTTATGAGATAGGTGCTGATCGCTCTGCATCTATAGAAACCGTCATGAATCATTTACAG GAAACGGCCCTCAACCATGTGAAGTCTGCCGGACTGCTGGAAAATGGGTTTGGTTCCACCCCTGAGATGTTTAAGAAGAATTTGATATGGGTCGTTGCTCGTATGCAGGTTGTCGTTGATAAATATCCTACTTG GGGAGATGTTGTCGAAGTGGATACATGGGTTAGTCAGTCTGGAAAGAATGGTATGCGTCGTGATTGGCTGGTTAGGGATTGCAATACTGGAGAAATTGTAACACGAGCATCAAG TTTGTGGGTGATGATGAATAAACTAACAAGGAGATTGTCAAAGATTCCTGAAGAGGTTCGCGGGGAAATAGAGCCTTATTTTGTGAACTCTGATCCTGTCATTGCTGAAGACAGCAGAAAGTTAACCAAACTTGATGACAAGACTGCTGACTATGTTCGTTCTGGTCTCACT CCGAGGTGGAGTGACTTGGATGTTAACCAGCATGTTAACAATGTGAAGTACATTGGTTGGATACTGGAGAGTGCTCCAGCCGGGATGTTGGAGAGTCAGAAGCTGAAAAGCATGACTCTGGAGTATCGAAGGGAGTGCGGAAGAGACAGTGTGCTTCAGTCTCTCACCGCGGTTTCTGGATGTGATGTCGGTAACCTCGGGACAGGCGGGGAAGTGGAGTGTCAGCATTTGCTTCGCCTCCAGGATGGAGCCGAAGTGGTCAGAGGAAGAACAGAGTGGAGTTCCAAGACACCAACAACAACTTGGGACACTACTACATCGTAA